A region from the Triticum urartu cultivar G1812 chromosome 1, Tu2.1, whole genome shotgun sequence genome encodes:
- the LOC125549612 gene encoding uncharacterized protein LOC125549612 yields the protein MRPLLLRRQTRPGQESPAGPMRHTGKIFREGFPLANSVNVVSIKIVSSDYGYPLGVYGTIIARDSLDQKCVYVFRRDKDDCQLISSKDDSLILTGPKRGFMVCDDIFFEINLKVKDVHGRTVDDDRLSKGLMEVDAIRRLEYSPRYVVETETLVSMHSILDLNYTFVRRSVEATVEIRILEGPDEFHGKIVASTTSIPCDIVLHDSKVSGALTAGDNGVIQTARHVVGVSVDEILVLTVAAAVGDDELSVVTIEFTPSRNGYDDGSITCGDYKMLLKVTWAIM from the exons ATGCGTCCGCTACTTCTTCGACGGCAAACTCGACCTGGACAGGAGT CACCTGCTGGTCCCATGCGGCATACTGGTAAAATCTTCAGAGAGGGGTTCCCGCTCGCAAACTCGGTCAATGTTGTCTCCATCAAGATAGTTTCCTCCGACTATGGCTATCCACTCGGTGTTTATGGTACCATCATAGCCAGGGACAGTTTAGATCAAAAATGTGTCTATGTATTCCGGCGCGACAAGGACGATTGCCAGCTCATCAGCTCAAAG GATGATTCATTGATTTTGACTGGCCCCAAGAGAGGATTCATGGTATGCGATGATATATTCTTCGAAATCAATCTGAAGGTGAAGGATGTGCATGGGAGGACTGTTGATGATGATAGACTCAGTAAAGGCCTGATGGAGGTGGATGCTATCCGCAGGCTGGAATATAGTCCCAGATATGTGGTTGAAACGGAAACACTTGTCAGCATGCACAGCATATTGGATTTAAACTATACATTCGTAAGGAGGTCGGTGGAGGCCACTGTTGAGATCAGGATCCTTGAGGGACCTGATGAATTCCATGGGAAGATTGTTGCTTCCACTACCAGTATTCCATGCGACATTGTGCTACATGATAGCAAAGTGAGTGGTGCCCTAACTGCAGGTGACAATGGAGTCATACAAACGGCGCGGCACGTAGTAGGAGTCTCTGTGGATGAGATTCTGGTGttgactgttgctgctgctgtcgGTGATGATGAGTTATCTGTCGTCACTATTGAGTTTACTCCAAGTCGCAATGGTTACGATGATGGGAGTATCACCTGCGGGGACTACAAGATGCTTCTGAAGGTCACTTGGGCGATTATGTAA